The Fundidesulfovibrio terrae genomic sequence CACGGAATCCGATCCCCGGGTGGATGCGTCCTGCCCATCATTCGTGTCGGTTTTGGCATATATCAAATTTGGCATATTAATGACGCTGACGGGACCTTGTCTGAATGTTAAAAATTAAAAATATGTCTTTTTGTTTTGTATTTACAGCGACTGTGCAAGTTGTGACTGCAATGTTCTTGCGATCAGGATAAATACAATCTCACTGATGCGGAATTGAATGCAAATTAAAGTGAGTCTGTCCTTTTGTGATCGATGCGTTACACGGATTTAGCATGTCAACATCAATGTGTAACGGTAACATTTATGAAGTATGTTAAATATAACATAAAGCGCACATTTGAATTAAAGCAGCAAAGAGTGCGCCAATGAAATATAACTTATATTTCAGCGCGTTGAGAGGCGTTGGGGTAGGGCGCGGCGAAAAATGAGAGACAAATGCCTTCCTGCGTCGGAGATACGGAATCCGCCGGAGGAATGGGATTTGCGAAAAGATTAGTTATTCAGAGATGTTATTAATGGGGTGAAAAAAAGAACCACCCTTTCGGGCAGATGGGTAAAAAAGACACAATCCTCACGCTTGCCTAAAAAAAGATGTCGGTAATAAATCCTGCATTTACAGTCTTTGGTGAGCGAGCGGGTCGAGGGGGCTTCGCGGAAAGGGCTGCAAACTCCCGCCGCTGGTGAGCGCCGCGCGCCGCGTCGGTGCGAACCCCGGCTTGTCCACCCCGTCCCTGCAGGTCTTGTTCGCGCCGGATCAGGTGTACCCCCCAAGGGCAGGGTGCCTTGGCCGAGGGTTCCGACCGCTCAGCGGGAGGTGTTGCGAGCGCCCTTGCGGCCCTTTTTCCCGGAGGTTCCCACGCAGAAGCCGCTGTGTGGGCCGTCGGTGCGCCACTCCCAGGACAGGCCGCCCGCGTCCAGGGACACGATGGATTCGAGCTCGCGCACGTTGCCCGGGAACTCGTGGCGGGCGAGCCTCTTGGCCAGGTCCTCCAGGCTCTCGAGGGATGCCTCCCGGGAGGACTTGAGCCGGGAGAAATAGGCCACGATGGCCGGGATGTCCTGCCTGCGTTCGCGAAGCGGGGGCACGTGGATGCGCCGGAAGCGATCGAGGAATCCGGGAATCATGGTCCCGGGGGCGTCGAGAACGCGCCGGGGCAGGTTGGTGGTGCATATCCACTGGGCGGGAGAGTCCTGCGCCGGCTGGTCCCAGGCCCGCAGCAGGCGCTCCTGCACGCCGCTTGGCATGTCCCCCATCTCCTCCAGCACCAGCGTGCCCCCGGCGGCCTGCGCCTCAAGGGGCTGCCCCGCGCTCCGGGCCGGGCCTTCGCCGAAGAGCGTGCCCAGGAGCACCGGGGCCTCGAGCCCGGCGGTGGTCACGGACACGAAGGGCGCGTACGGGTCCCGGCTGGCGTGGATGAACCGGGCCAGCAGGCTCTTGCCCACCCCGGTCTCGCCCGTGAGCAGCACGGGGGCGGGCGATTCGGCGAGGTCGCGGCACACGCCCACAATCTCGTGCATGGCCTGGTGGCAGACCACCAGGGCCACCTGGTCGTCCAGGGGGATGACTTCGCGGCTTACGAACCAGTCTGGCAGGCTTGCCAGAGCGGGGGCCTCGTCGTGCTCGGGGGGGGCGGGGGTGTGGTCGTGCATGCATAGGCTTTAACAAGATGCATGCCAGGGGAAGCAGGAGGGGCGAGGGTGTCCGGGTGTTTTGCAACCCTTCGTTTTTGCGTGCTCTTTTTAATCGCCCCGATTTGGGATGCCCTCCGGGCCTGCCGAGTGTGTTTCAATCTGGAACATGCCCCGGGGTCGCCCGGCAGGAGGCCTCACTCCAGCTTGAACTGCTTGAGCTTGCGCCACAGGGTGGTCCTGGGGATGTCCAGGATCTGGGCGGCCAACCCCTTGTTGCGCCCGGTGCGCGTGAGCACCCGGGCGATGTGGCGGCGCTCCACCTCCTCCAGGCTCTGGAGGCGTTCGCCCTCCACGGAGTCGAAGTCCATCTGGCGCAGGTCCTGGGGCAGGTCGGCCACGGTGACGGCCTCGCCCTCGCACAGGGCCACGGCCCGCTCGATGATGTTCTCGAGCTCGCGCACGTTGCCCGGGAAATTGTAGTTCATGAGTATCTGCAGGGCCTGGGGGCGCACGGCGCGCACGTCCTTGTGGAAGAGCAGGCTGTACTTGTCCATGAAGTGGCGGGTGAGCAGCGGGATGTCCTCGCGCCTTTCGGCAAGCCGCGGCAACTGGATGCCCACCACATTGAGGCGGTAGTAGAGGTCTTCGCGGAAGAGGCCCTGGGCCACCTCCTGCTTGAGGTCACGGTTGGTGGCGGCGATGACCCGGATGTCCAGGTCGATGGGCCGGGTGCCGCCCACGCGCAGGATGCTGCGCTCCTGGATGACGTGCAGGAGCTTCACCTGCATGGCGAGCGGCATCTCGCCGATCTCGTCCAGAAAGACCGTGCCGCCCCCGGCGGATTCCAGAAGCCCGATGCGGGTGGCCAGGGCCCCGGTGAAGGCGCCTTTCTCGTAGCCGAAGAGTTCGCTTGAGATGAGCTCCTCGGTAAAGCCGCCGCAGTTGAAGGACACGAAAGCCTGGTCCTTGCGTGGGGAGAGCTTGTGGATGGCCCGGGCCACCAGGGCCTTGCCCGTGCCGCTGGCCCCCTGGATCAGCACGTTGCAGCCCACCGGCGCGATCTTGCGGATGAGTTCGAACACCTGGCGCATGGAGGCGCTGGCCCCGATCATGGATTCGAGCCCGGTCTCCTCGCGCAGGGCCTGGCGCAAAAGCCGGTTCTCCCGGCGCATGGACACCTTCTCGCAGGCGCTCTTGACCAGGCTTCGCACCTCGGCCAGCTTCACGGGCTTGGCCACGTAATGGAACGCGCCCAGCTTGATGGCCTCGATGGCCGTATCCAGTCCGCCGTGGCCCGTCACGAGGATGACTTCGGTGTCGTCTCCGGAACCCTTGAGGCGCGACAGGGCCTCCATGCCGGAAATCCCCGGCAGCACCATGTCCAAGAGGGCCAGGTCGAAGGGTTTCTCCCGTCCCCGTTCCAGGAAGGATTCCGCGTCCTCGAAGGTTTCTACCTCGAAGCCGTCGCGGAAAAGCGCGTCGCCCAGGCGCTTGCGGGCCACGGCCTCGTCGTCCACCACGGCGATCCTACAGGTCATGCCCGGCCTCCCCGTCCGCCGCACCGGCGGACTCCTGGAGGGGTGCGCCCGGGGCCTTGGCCGCCTTGGGCAGGAACACGTAGAAGGCCGTGCCCTGTCCCGGCTCGCTCTCCACCTCGATGCGCCCTCCGTGGCGCTTGATGATGGAGTAGGTCACGGCGAGCCCAAGACCCGTGCCCTTGCCCACTTCCTTGGTGGTGAAGAAGGGCTCGAAGATGTGCGACAGGTTCTTCGGGTCGATGCCCTTGCCGGAGTCGCGCACGATGAAACAGATGAAGTCGCTGGCGTCGCGCCCGGACACGTCGATGCGCCCCCCGGCCGGGGTGGCCTGCACGGCGTTCTGCAGGAGGTTCAGAAACACCTGCTGCAGATGGCGCAGGTTTCCGGCCACCTTGTCCAGGCCGTGCGGCACGTCCACGTTCATGGTCAGGCCCGAGATCAGGATCTGGTTCTTGAGCAGGGCCAGCGAGCTCTTCACCACCACATCCGGGGACAGGGGGCTGAACTTGGCCTTTTCCGTGCGCGAGAAGTCCAGCAGGTTGCGCACGATCTCCCCGGCCCGCTCCGCCTGGGAGAGGATGTCGCGGGCCGCCTCCTGGCCGTCCTCGTCCAAGTTGTCCGCGTGGGTCTCGAGGAGCGTCTCGGCCGAGAGCACGATGTTGTTGAGGGGGTTGTTGATCTCGTGGGCGATCCCGGCGGTGAGCGTGCCGATGGCCGCGATCTTGCGGGCCTGGAGCAGGTCCTCCTGGTTGGCGGTCAGTTCCATGGCCATGCGGTTCAGGGCGTCCAGGAGCCCTGAAATTTCCACGATGTGCTGCCCGCCGCCGTCCACGGGGCTGAAGTCGCCCTTGGCCACCCGCGCGGTGATCTGGCCGATCATGCCCAAGGGCTTAAGCAGGCTCTGGGCGATGACCTTGACCAGGATGGCCATGAACACCAGGAACACGCCCAGGTAGGCGAAGGGCAGGAGCGACACCTCGAAGATGGTCTTGTTGATGCGGTCGCGCTTGGTGCGGCTGAGCTGTTCGGCCATGCCCACCAGGAGCTTGCCGGTGGAGCGGGCGTTGTCCTTGGCCACGTCTCCCGCCCCTTCCAGCGAGGACAGGTCCTCGCGGTACTGGGCCAGGGTCTTCTGGAAGGCCGCCAGCACTTTCGGCCCGGCCAGGTTGGCGAGGTCGTCCCCCAGGCTGTCCACGGCCGCCTCTGCCTGGTCCAGGTAGAGAAGCCCCTCGCGCAGGCTCTCCGCCCCCCCGTAGATCAAGAGGTTCTTCTCGTAGCGGCGGGCTTCCAGGATGGCGTTGAACAGATCGTCGTAGCGCTCGCTCAGGTGGAGCCTTTCGCTCACCGCGGCCAGCGTCCAGACGTTCAGGGCAGTGAGCCCGCAGGCCACCAGGAAGGCCACCAGGAAAAGGGTCAGGATCTTGCCCTTGATGGAATTGAAAAAGACCTTGAGCCGCTCCACGGAGTTCATGGCGTGCCCCTCCTTCTGCCGTCCGGCCCGAGCGTAGATCATGTTCCAATTTGATACAAGCCAAAGAGGCGAGAATGTTTCGATTTGGAACGAGGGCTCGGCAAGGAGCCGGGCCATGAAAAAAGAATGGTGTAATTCTCTTATGTTAGCGCATATTTCGATTGTGGCCCCATCATTGCTTTAGCCTCTGCGGCGGAAACACCAAGCATGGAACGTATCCTCGTAGGCATCGACGCGTCGCACCCCTCCTGGGAATCGCTGGTCCGGGCCCTGTGCCTGGCTCCGCGCATCCAGGCCAGGGTCTCTGTCCTGACCGTTTTTCCCCCGAAGGGGGGCAACGGGCCGGGAGGCGCGACGGGGATGGACACGCCCGAGGGCAGGGCCGTGCTGCGCAGAGTGGAATCGGAGATCGAATCCGCCAAGTCGGCTGGGGCCAACGTCGATCTGTTCGTGGCCGAAGGGCGCTACGACCAGGAGCTGATCGACGCGGCGGGGCAACTGAAAACGACCCTGCTGGTGGCTGCCGCCGCCGGAGGGGACGACCAGGGCGGGGAGCGCGAGTCCGAACTTCTCGGCAGGATACTCAACGGAGTGGACTGCCGCGTGGAGCTGGTCTCGCCCAAGAGACACCACGAACGCAAAAAGGACGGGGCATGAGCATTCCAGTGGAACTTTACCTGCCCATCGCGGGCAACAGCGTGAACATCGCGGCCGTGTTCGGCCTGGGGGGGGCGGTCGGCCTGCTTTCGGGCATCTTCGGCGTGGGCGGGGGCTTTCTCATGACCCCGCTCCTCATCATGATGGGCATCCCGCCCACCGTGGCGGCGGCCTCGGACTCCAACCAGATCGTGGGAGCCTCCACGTCCGGCACCCTGGCGCACCTGCGCCTGGGCAACGTGGACGTGAAGATGGGGTTTCTCCTGCTGATCGGCGGCGTGCTCGGGGGCACGGTGGGAGTCGAGATCATCAAGGTGCTGCGCCAGATGGGCAATGCGGACTTCCTCATCAACGTCACCTACGTGCTGATGCTGGGCCTGGTCGGCGGCTACATGTTCATCGAGAGCCTGCAGGCCATGCGCAAGGCCAAGGCCCCGGCGAAAAACGAGCCCGAGAAGCACGTCAAGTCCGGAGCGTTCGCCCGGTTCACGGCGAGCCTGCCCTGGCAGATGGATTTCAAGCGCTCGGGCGTGCGCATGTCGCCGCTGCTGCCGTTGTTCCTTGGCGGACTGGTGGGCGTTCTGTCGGCCATCATGGGCGTGGGCGGCGGCTTCATCATGGTGCCGGTCATGGTCTACCTGCTGCGCATGCCCATGCACGTGGTGGTGGGCACGAGCCTGTTCCAGATCCTCTTCACCTGCATCAACGTCACGGTGATGCAGTCCGTGTCCAACCACACCGTGGACTTCGTCCTGGCGTTGATCCTGCTGATCGGCTCGTCGCTGGGAGCCCAGATCGGGGCCAAGGTCGGCAAGAAGCTCCACGGCGAGCAGCTGAAGATCCTGCTGGCCTCTCTGGTGCTCGTGGTGATGTTCAAGATTCTCTACGAACTGATCGCCCGGCCGGACGTGCTGCTGGCCTATGTGGGAGGACACTAGCATGAAACGCGCAGCGATTCTTCTCTGCATCCTCTTGGCCGCGGCGTTCGCGCCCATGGCCGCCCGGGCCTCGGGCATCGACTTCACCGCCCAGCCCGGCAGCATCGACATCCACGCCCTCTACAACGGGACCTCACTGCAGGTGGAAGGCCGCGTGCCCGAGGGCTCCCAGGTGGTGCTGCGTTTCGTCGGCTCCTCCGAGGACGTGCGCATGAAGGAGAAGGGCAAGGCCCTGGGCCTTCTGTGGATGAACATGAACACCCTGCACTTCGGCAACGTGCCCAAGGTGTGCCTCATCGACTCCTCGGCCCCCATGAAGGACCTGGGCCTGGCCGGTGCCAAGCTCGGCCTGGAGGGTCTGGCCGACAACATCTCCATCGACCCGCCTTCGGCCGACCGCAAGGCGCTCCTGCCCGAGCTTCTGCTGCTCAAAGGCCAGGAGGGCCTGTTCCGCCAGGAGTCTTCCGCCGTGAAGCTCGGCGAGAAGCACGACGGCATGCAGGCGTTCAGCGCCGTGCTCGCCATCCCCTCGCGCCTGTCTCCCGGCACCTACTCCGTGGAAGTCTTCGCGGTGAAGGACGGCGTGGTCCAGGGCCAGTCCGCCAAGCCCGTGGACGCCCGGCTCATCGGGGTGCCCGCCCTCATGGCCGATCTGGCTTTCAACCACGGGGCGTGGTATGGCATCTTGGCTTCGATCATAGCCATCCTGGGCGGACTGGCCATCGGGCTGGTCTTCCAGAGCAAAGGGGCGCACTAGCATCACATGGAACTGCCGAGCATCAAGGACCTCTTCGCCGGGTGGCGCAAAAAGCCGCCCGTGCCCTTCTCGGTGCTCTTCAAGAAATTCAAGAGTATCCTGGAGCGCAACAACTCGATACTTGAGCTCATCGGAGACATGGGCGACAAGCTCGGGGGCGACTACGTCTTCGACCGGCAGTACATCTTCGACTCCTGCGAGAGGCTCGGCGACCAGGTCTTCAAGCTCGTCTCGGATTTGAGCCTTCTGTGCCAGCGCAAGAACGTGTCCCTGTTCACGGCATTCGAGCGCGTACAGCATCAGATCCGCGAAGAGCTGGCCGGCCGCCGGGCCCTTTCGCGCTCCGACCACATCCTGCCCCTGGCCGAGCTGACCCACGACCTGGCCGACGAGGGCGGCAACAAGATGGCCAGCCTGGGCGACATCAGGAACATCCTGGGCTGCACCGTGCCCGAGGGGTTCGTCGTCACCGCCGGGGCCTACTTCGAGGCCATGGAGCGCGCGGGGTTGCGCAAGCTGGCCGCCCAGACCACCAAGCACCTCTGCGACACCCGGGGCCAGGGCCTGGAGGAGGCGTCGCTGCGGCTGCGCCAGTCCATCCTGTCCATGCCCCTGCCCAGGAGCCTGTCCAAGGCCGTGGAGCAGGCCGCGCGCAAGCTGGCGGGCGAAGGCGGCGCGCTTCTGGCCGTGCGTTCCAGCGCCTGGGGCGAGGACGGCGAATCGAGCTTCGCCGGCATGTACGAGAGCGTGCTGGGCGTGGCTCCGGCGGACATCCTGGACGCCTACCGCCGGGTGCTGGCCAGCCTCTTCTGCGAGGACGCCCTGCGCTACCGCATGCACCACGACACGACCTGCGAGGAGCCAGCCATGGCCGTGGGCGTCATGCGCATGGTGGACGCCCGGACCAGCGGCGGCCTCTACACCTACGCCCCGCTCCAGGAGCATGACCAGCCCATGGTGGTGAGCGCCGCCTGGGGCCTGGGCAAGCCCATCGTCGACGGCACAGCCGAGACAGACACCTATTTCCTGCGCCGCGAGCCACCCCACGAGACCATCTCCTCCGAGGTGAGCCCCAAGACCACGCGGCTGGGCCTGGACCCCTCCGGCGGCACGCGCACTGAGTCCGTTCCCGCGGAACTGCGCGACAACGCCTGCCTGGACCGCGGGCAGCTCGCCCTCCTGGCCGAGACGGCCATGAACCTGGAGCGCTTCTTCAAGCGCCCTCTGGACGTGGAGTGGGCCTTCACCCCGGACGGCACGCTCACCGTGCTCCAGGCCCGCCCGCTTTCCATCCGGCCGCGCTCCTGCTCCCTGGGCGAGGACGTGGCCGAGGCGGCCAAGGACGCTCCGGTGATCTTCTCCGGCAAGGGGGTCACGGCCATGGGCGGCGTGGCCTCGGGCCGGGTGCACATCGTGGACAACGACCCGGACCTCGCGGACTTCCCCTACGGGGGCATCCTGGTGGCCCGTCATTCCTCGCCGCGCTACGCCCGCATCATGCCCAAGTGCCGGGGCATCATCGCCGACGTGGGCTCGGCCACGGGCCACATGGCCACCATCGCCCGGGAGCTCAGGGTGCCGACCCTCGTGGGCGCGGGCAACGCCACCCGCGTGCTGCGCCAGGGCCAGGAGATCACCTTGGACGCCGACCACAAGGTGGTCTACGACGGGGCCGTGGAAGCCCTGTGCCGCTACGAACTCTCCAAGGAGGACGTCTTCGAGGAGTCCTGGGAATACCGCACCTTGAAGCGCGTGCTGCGCCACATCAGCCCGCTGACGCTGCTGGACCCGAAGTCGGACCAATTCCGCCCCGAGTCCTGCAAGACCTTCCACGACATCGCGCGCTACGTGCACCAGCGCGCCGTGGACAAGCTCATCTCCCTGGCCGAGACCCACCAGGACCTGACCGAGGGCGCGCCCCGCCGCCTGGCCACCAAGCTGCCGCTGGGCATGACCATCATCGACGTGGACGGCGGGCTTGCGCCGGGCGAGGGCGACGAGGTGGGCGAGGACGCCGTGCGCTGCCGCCCCTTGAGCGCCATCCTGGACGGCATGAACGCCGCGGGCATGTGGGAGACCCGTCCCGTGCCCGTGGACCTGGGCAGCTTCATGTCCAGCGTCACCCGCACCTTCTCCGCCGACCAGTCCCACCCCACCCGCATGGGGCGCAACCTGGCCGTGGTCTCCCGGGAATACCTGAACCTGCACCTGCGGCTGGGCTACCATTTCACCGTGGTGGACGCCTACCTGGGCGGTTCCATCAACGACAACGTCATCTTCTTCCGCTTCATGGGCGGCGTCACCGACTTCACCCGCCGCTCCCGCCGGGCCACGCTGGTGGCTGACATCCTGGAGCAGTTCGATTTCGTGGTGGAGACCGCCGGGGACATGGTCACGGGCCGGGTCAAGAAGCACCCCACCCGGGCGATGCTCGACAAGATGTTCATGCTGGGCGGGCTGATCGGCTACACGCGCCAGCTCGACGCCATGCTCGACTCCGACGAGGCCGGGCAGCGCCACGTCCAGGAATTCCTGCAACGCATCAGTGCATTGAGGGAGGCACGAGAGTGACCGACGACATTTCCCCTGCCGCCGCGGCAGACGCCGCCAAAGGCAGGACCAGCATCCTGGTGCTCGACGACGAGCCCATTGTCTGCAAGCGCTTGAGGCCCTTTTTCCAGAAGGCGGGCTACGAGGTGGAGGCTTTCACCAACCCCGCCGAAGCCCTGGAGCGCGTCACGCAACGCCGCTTCGACGTGGTCATCACCGACCTCAAGATGGAAGGCCTGGACGGGCTGGCCTTCCTGGGCAAGGTCAAGGCCCTGTACCCGGACACCGGCGTCATCGTCATCACCGGCTTCGCCACCATGGAGACCGCCCGGGAATCCTTCCGCAAGGGCGTGTTCGACTTCGTGGCCAAACCCTTCAAGCTGGCCGAGATTCTCGACGGCGTCCGGCGCATCGAGAAGGAGAAGGGGCTGGGAACGGCGAAGTAGGAGCAGGCTGAAGGGAGCGGGGGCCTTTGCAAGGGAAGGCTCCGGCGGCCGAAGGGCAGGCCCCTTTGGAATCCCCTGAATGAGGTTGTCGGTAAATTCGGACGCGCCGAGTGAGGCCGGGGAGGGCCATGGGCAAGGCGGGAAGCAGGCAGGACGAAGCGACGGGCCCGGGTTCCGCCCGGTTCCTGCTGCGCACGTTCAAGCGCATCCTGGAGTGCAACACCCTGGCGCTCGAGCGCATGGCCCAGATGGACCGCGCCCTTGGCGGTGAATACGTTTTCGACAAGGCCTTCCTGGAAAGCGCCGCGCGCGACGTCTGCTCCCTCACCCACCGCACCGCCTATCATCTGAACGGCATGGCCGACGAAGGCTATGTGGACCTGTACGACGCCTACCTGCGGGTGAAGGACGCCCTGGAGGACGTCCTGTCCGGTGGCATGGGGCCGCTGGCCGGACGGCGCGTGCTGCCCTTTTCCGAGATCGGCTGGGAGATGGAGCCCCTGGTTGGCCTGTGCAACGTGGGCTTGGCAGTGCTCGGCGCGCGGATGGGGCTGCCCGCGCCGGACGGGCTGGCGGTGACGGTCACGGGCATGGCCGGGCTCTCCGGGACTTCCCGCGACGAAATACTGGCCGAGATGGCGCACGGAGTTGGGGACCTGTTCACCCGCGCTGGGGGACGGGCGATTCTGGAACTGAGCCTCGTCGACGCCGGGTCCGGAGGGGCTGGAAAAATCCTGGCCACGGCCCAGGCGGACTCGCCCGGATCGGCCTGCGAAGCCGTTCTGGCCTTCGCCGCCGGTGATGCGGACGCGCCCGGCGAGGCGGGCACGGCCGCTGGAACGGGAGCGCCTGGAACAGGCGGCCTTGCCGGAAGCCCCGGGATTTCCCGGGACGCCCGGCCCCAGGCCGTGTGCATCCGCCTCCGGCCTGAAGCCGCGGTCATCGGAACGCTGCAGACCCTGGCCTTCGACCCCAATCTTCCTCCGTCCATGCTCCTCTCGTCCCGCGCCCCGGCTGGGCCCGCACTGCCGGATCGCTGCTGGCTGTCCCGCAGCGCGCCCCATGACCCCTTGCGCTCCCGGATATCCCCCAAGGAAGCCGGAACGTCCCTACCTGGCGGCGACGCCCTGTCCGTGTCCTCGGGGCGGCGGCTGCGCGGCTCGGCGTGGCTCTTGCCCGCCCAGACCGCCCTGCTGGCCGAGCTGGGCCTGGCCGCCGAGCGCGCCTTGGGCGGACCGTGCGTGCTTTCATTTGTCCTCACGCCGCGTGGGCGAGTGCGGATCACCGCCATCGAGCCCATCACCACGCCGTATCCGGAGTGGATCGGGGCCGAGGGGCAGGACGAGCTGGAACTGCCGGACGAGGGCGACATCATCCTCGACGGCGGGCAGATCGCCTGCGGCGGCGTGGGGGCCGGTCCCGTAGTCCCCATTGATGACGACACCCTCCCGGACTCCGTGCCCCTGGGCGCGGTGGGAGTCGCGCGGGCCGCCTCGCCCGCTCTGTCGCGCATCGTGCCCAGGCTTGGGGCGCTGCTGGCCGAGGTGGGCACCGCGGCCAGCCACCTGGCCACCGTGGCTCGCGAGAACCGCGTCCCGGCCGTGTTCGGCTTGAAGGGCGCGGCCGCGCTCGAGGCCGGGTCCATGGTCACGGTGGACGCGGACCAGGGCGCGGTCTACCGGGGCGTGGCCGAATCCCTGCTGCGCCAGGCCGCCCTCCAGGGGGCGCAGACCGGCACCGAGCCCGAATACCTCGTGCTGCGCCGCCTTCTGCGCCACATCCGGCCCCTGAACCTGGTGGACCCGCAATCGCGCGATTTCGACGCCGCTCATTGCCGCACCTGCCACGACATCCTCCATTTCGCCCACGAGAAGGCCGTGGACCTGCTCCTGTCCATGGGCACGCCCGGCCAGAACGGGCTCGGCCAGCCGCGCCGCCTGGAAGAGGACTCCCCCTTCGCCCTGGGCATCGTGGACGTGGGGGGCGGTCTCGCGGGCGTCTCCGGCCCTGTGACCCTGGCGGACGTCGAAAGCGAGCCCCTACGCGCCTTCCTGGAGGGGCTCCTGCTGAAGGACGTGCGCCGCGACGCCCCGGCCCGGCTGTCCCTG encodes the following:
- a CDS encoding sulfite exporter TauE/SafE family protein, yielding MSIPVELYLPIAGNSVNIAAVFGLGGAVGLLSGIFGVGGGFLMTPLLIMMGIPPTVAAASDSNQIVGASTSGTLAHLRLGNVDVKMGFLLLIGGVLGGTVGVEIIKVLRQMGNADFLINVTYVLMLGLVGGYMFIESLQAMRKAKAPAKNEPEKHVKSGAFARFTASLPWQMDFKRSGVRMSPLLPLFLGGLVGVLSAIMGVGGGFIMVPVMVYLLRMPMHVVVGTSLFQILFTCINVTVMQSVSNHTVDFVLALILLIGSSLGAQIGAKVGKKLHGEQLKILLASLVLVVMFKILYELIARPDVLLAYVGGH
- a CDS encoding response regulator, with protein sequence MTDDISPAAAADAAKGRTSILVLDDEPIVCKRLRPFFQKAGYEVEAFTNPAEALERVTQRRFDVVITDLKMEGLDGLAFLGKVKALYPDTGVIVITGFATMETARESFRKGVFDFVAKPFKLAEILDGVRRIEKEKGLGTAK
- a CDS encoding PEP/pyruvate-binding domain-containing protein translates to MELPSIKDLFAGWRKKPPVPFSVLFKKFKSILERNNSILELIGDMGDKLGGDYVFDRQYIFDSCERLGDQVFKLVSDLSLLCQRKNVSLFTAFERVQHQIREELAGRRALSRSDHILPLAELTHDLADEGGNKMASLGDIRNILGCTVPEGFVVTAGAYFEAMERAGLRKLAAQTTKHLCDTRGQGLEEASLRLRQSILSMPLPRSLSKAVEQAARKLAGEGGALLAVRSSAWGEDGESSFAGMYESVLGVAPADILDAYRRVLASLFCEDALRYRMHHDTTCEEPAMAVGVMRMVDARTSGGLYTYAPLQEHDQPMVVSAAWGLGKPIVDGTAETDTYFLRREPPHETISSEVSPKTTRLGLDPSGGTRTESVPAELRDNACLDRGQLALLAETAMNLERFFKRPLDVEWAFTPDGTLTVLQARPLSIRPRSCSLGEDVAEAAKDAPVIFSGKGVTAMGGVASGRVHIVDNDPDLADFPYGGILVARHSSPRYARIMPKCRGIIADVGSATGHMATIARELRVPTLVGAGNATRVLRQGQEITLDADHKVVYDGAVEALCRYELSKEDVFEESWEYRTLKRVLRHISPLTLLDPKSDQFRPESCKTFHDIARYVHQRAVDKLISLAETHQDLTEGAPRRLATKLPLGMTIIDVDGGLAPGEGDEVGEDAVRCRPLSAILDGMNAAGMWETRPVPVDLGSFMSSVTRTFSADQSHPTRMGRNLAVVSREYLNLHLRLGYHFTVVDAYLGGSINDNVIFFRFMGGVTDFTRRSRRATLVADILEQFDFVVETAGDMVTGRVKKHPTRAMLDKMFMLGGLIGYTRQLDAMLDSDEAGQRHVQEFLQRISALREARE
- a CDS encoding universal stress protein, producing the protein MERILVGIDASHPSWESLVRALCLAPRIQARVSVLTVFPPKGGNGPGGATGMDTPEGRAVLRRVESEIESAKSAGANVDLFVAEGRYDQELIDAAGQLKTTLLVAAAAGGDDQGGERESELLGRILNGVDCRVELVSPKRHHERKKDGA
- a CDS encoding sigma 54-interacting transcriptional regulator, yielding MHDHTPAPPEHDEAPALASLPDWFVSREVIPLDDQVALVVCHQAMHEIVGVCRDLAESPAPVLLTGETGVGKSLLARFIHASRDPYAPFVSVTTAGLEAPVLLGTLFGEGPARSAGQPLEAQAAGGTLVLEEMGDMPSGVQERLLRAWDQPAQDSPAQWICTTNLPRRVLDAPGTMIPGFLDRFRRIHVPPLRERRQDIPAIVAYFSRLKSSREASLESLEDLAKRLARHEFPGNVRELESIVSLDAGGLSWEWRTDGPHSGFCVGTSGKKGRKGARNTSR
- a CDS encoding sensor histidine kinase: MNSVERLKVFFNSIKGKILTLFLVAFLVACGLTALNVWTLAAVSERLHLSERYDDLFNAILEARRYEKNLLIYGGAESLREGLLYLDQAEAAVDSLGDDLANLAGPKVLAAFQKTLAQYREDLSSLEGAGDVAKDNARSTGKLLVGMAEQLSRTKRDRINKTIFEVSLLPFAYLGVFLVFMAILVKVIAQSLLKPLGMIGQITARVAKGDFSPVDGGGQHIVEISGLLDALNRMAMELTANQEDLLQARKIAAIGTLTAGIAHEINNPLNNIVLSAETLLETHADNLDEDGQEAARDILSQAERAGEIVRNLLDFSRTEKAKFSPLSPDVVVKSSLALLKNQILISGLTMNVDVPHGLDKVAGNLRHLQQVFLNLLQNAVQATPAGGRIDVSGRDASDFICFIVRDSGKGIDPKNLSHIFEPFFTTKEVGKGTGLGLAVTYSIIKRHGGRIEVESEPGQGTAFYVFLPKAAKAPGAPLQESAGAADGEAGHDL
- a CDS encoding TIGR02186 family protein, which gives rise to MKRAAILLCILLAAAFAPMAARASGIDFTAQPGSIDIHALYNGTSLQVEGRVPEGSQVVLRFVGSSEDVRMKEKGKALGLLWMNMNTLHFGNVPKVCLIDSSAPMKDLGLAGAKLGLEGLADNISIDPPSADRKALLPELLLLKGQEGLFRQESSAVKLGEKHDGMQAFSAVLAIPSRLSPGTYSVEVFAVKDGVVQGQSAKPVDARLIGVPALMADLAFNHGAWYGILASIIAILGGLAIGLVFQSKGAH
- a CDS encoding sigma-54-dependent transcriptional regulator yields the protein MTCRIAVVDDEAVARKRLGDALFRDGFEVETFEDAESFLERGREKPFDLALLDMVLPGISGMEALSRLKGSGDDTEVILVTGHGGLDTAIEAIKLGAFHYVAKPVKLAEVRSLVKSACEKVSMRRENRLLRQALREETGLESMIGASASMRQVFELIRKIAPVGCNVLIQGASGTGKALVARAIHKLSPRKDQAFVSFNCGGFTEELISSELFGYEKGAFTGALATRIGLLESAGGGTVFLDEIGEMPLAMQVKLLHVIQERSILRVGGTRPIDLDIRVIAATNRDLKQEVAQGLFREDLYYRLNVVGIQLPRLAERREDIPLLTRHFMDKYSLLFHKDVRAVRPQALQILMNYNFPGNVRELENIIERAVALCEGEAVTVADLPQDLRQMDFDSVEGERLQSLEEVERRHIARVLTRTGRNKGLAAQILDIPRTTLWRKLKQFKLE